One window of the Anopheles cruzii chromosome 2, idAnoCruzAS_RS32_06, whole genome shotgun sequence genome contains the following:
- the LOC128277413 gene encoding brachyurin-like, with translation MKTFALLLALFAVASAEWIDIDWSQVRPIEDFDHYWARLPAEMQIYRNARPAHRVTNGQEATPGQFPYQIALLSEFNTGTGLCGGSVLTNNFILTAAHCVITGATTLANGGTAIIGAHNRNVQEPTQQRIRFSTAGIAAHPGYTPTNIRNDIAVVRLDSPMTFNDRVQPARLPARSDSRQFGGFMGTVSGFGRTSDASQATSAVVMFTSNPVLTEADCIGQWNAVLIQPQNVCMSGAEGRSSCNGDSGGPLAVQDAGASRQIGVVSFGSAAGCAIGMPSVYARVTFFLGWIEANSDFVADA, from the coding sequence ATGAAAACCTTCGCACTTCTCCTTGCTCTGTTCGCCGTTGCCAGCGCAGAATGGATCGATATCGATTGGTCGCAGGTGCGCCCGATCGAGGACTTCGACCACTACTGGGCTCGTCTTCCGGCCGAGATGCAGATCTACCGCAATGCTAGACCAGCGCACCGAGTCACCAACGGCCAGGAGGCCACTCCCGGACAGTTCCCGTACCAGATTGCTCTCCTCAGCGAGTTCAACACGGGCACTGGCTTGTGCGGAGGTTCCGTCTTGACCAACAACTTCATCCTGACCGCTGCTCACTGCGTCATCACGGGAGCTACCACTCTGGCCAACGGAGGTACCGCTATTATTGGCGCTCACAACCGCAACGTCCAGGAGCCCACCCAGCAGCGTATCCGCTTCTCCACTGCTGGAATCGCTGCCCATCCAGGGTACACTCCAACCAACATCCGTAACGACATTGCTGTAGTCCGTCTGGATTCCCCCATGACCTTCAACGACCGCGTGCAGCCCGCTCGTCTGCCAGCCCGTTCCGACAGTCGTCAGTTCGGAGGATTCATGGGAACCGTCTCCGGATTTGGTCGCACCTCGGATGCCAGCCAGGCTACCTCGGCTGTTGTGATGTTCACCTCGAACCCGGTCCTTACTGAAGCCGATTGCATCGGTCAGTGGAACGCCGTCCTGATCCAGCCCCAGAATGTGTGCATGAGTGGAGCTGAAGGCCGCTCGTCGTGCAACGGTGACTCCGGTGGCCCACTGGCCGTCCAGGATGCTGGAGCAAGCCGGCAGATCGGTGTTGTGTCCTTCGGATCCGCTGCCGGATGCGCCATTGGCATGCCGTCGGTGTACGCCCGTGTCACGTTCTTCCTTGGATGGATCGAGGCCAACTCGGACTTCGTTGCCGACGCATAA
- the LOC128277414 gene encoding brachyurin-like, producing the protein MKTFALLVALFAVASAEWIDIDWSQVRPIEDFDHYWARLPAEMQIYRNARPAHRVTNGQEATPGQFPYQIALLSEFNTGTGLCGGSVLTQNFILTAAHCVISGATTLANGGTAIMGAHNRNVQEPTQQRIRFSTAGIAAHPQYTPTNIRNDVAVVRLDSPMTFNDRVQPARLPARSDSRQFGGFMGTVSGFGRTSDASQATSAVVMFASNPVLTEADCIGQWNAVLIQPQNVCMSGAEGRSACNGDSGGPLAVQDAGASRQVGVVSFGSAAGCAIGMPSVYARVTFFLGWIEANSDFVADA; encoded by the coding sequence ATGAAAACCTTCGCACTTCTCGTTGCCCTGTTCGCCGTTGCCAGCGCGGAATGGATCGATATCGATTGGTCGCAGGTGCGCCCGATCGAGGACTTCGATCACTACTGGGCTCGTCTTCCGGCCGAGATGCAGATCTACCGCAATGCTAGACCAGCGCACCGAGTCACCAACGGCCAGGAGGCCACTCCCGGACAGTTCCCGTACCAGATTGCTCTCCTTAGCGAGTTCAACACGGGCACTGGCTTGTGCGGAGGTTCCGTCTTGACCCAGAACTTCATCCTGACCGCTGCTCACTGCGTCATCTCGGGAGCTACCACTCTGGCCAACGGAGGTACCGCTATTATGGGCGCTCACAACCGCAACGTCCAGGAGCCCACCCAGCAGCGTATCCGTTTCTCCACTGCTGGAATCGCTGCCCATCCGCAGTACACCCCGACCAACATCCGCAACGATGTCGCTGTAGTCCGTCTGGATTCCCCCATGACCTTCAACGACCGCGTGCAGCCCGCTCGTCTGCCAGCCCGTTCCGACAGTCGCCAGTTCGGCGGATTCATGGGAACCGTCTCCGGATTCGGTCGCACCTCGGACGCCAGCCAGGCTACCTCGGCTGTTGTGATGTTCGCCTCGAACCCAGTCCTTACTGAAGCCGATTGCATCGGTCAGTGGAACGCCGTCCTGATCCAGCCCCAGAACGTGTGCATGAGTGGAGCTGAGGGTCGCTCGGCTTGTAACGGTGACTCCGGTGGCCCACTGGCCGTCCAGGATGCTGGAGCAAGCCGGCAGGTCGGTGTTGTGTCCTTCGGATCCGCTGCCGGATGCGCCATTGGCATGCCGTCGGTGTACGCCCGTGTCACGTTCTTCCTTGGATGGATCGAGGCCAACTCGGACTTCGTTGCCGACGCATAA
- the LOC128276405 gene encoding probable medium-chain specific acyl-CoA dehydrogenase, mitochondrial yields the protein MAMSQFLRYAARPAVCRALSSKAAPAVDVSPTGPSFALTDEQREIVELTKKFVRDEVIPVAAHHDKTGEYPWAIIKKAWELGLTNNHIPAEIGGTEMSILTSCLVAENFAYGCSGIMTALEASGLGQTPVILAGNKEQQKKYLGRLLEEPLVAAYCVTEPGAGSDVNGVRTRAERKGDEYVLNGQKMWITNGGVANWYFVLARTNPDPKCPASKAFTGFIVERDTPGLTPGRKEQNMGQRASDTRGITFEDVRVPKENVLIGEGAGFKIAMGTFDKTRPPVAAGAVGLAQRCLDEALKYSLERKTFGVPIAAHQAISFILADMAIGVETARLITMKSAWEVDQGRRNSYYASIAKCYASDIANKIASDAVQVFGGNGFNSEYPVEKLMRDAKIYQIYEGTSQIQRLIISRNMIEAAKQSA from the exons ATGGCCATGTCACAG TTCCTGAGGTATGCTGCCCGTCCCGCTGTGTGCCGGGCCCTGTCCTCAAAAGCGGCTCCAGCGGTCGATGTGTCACCGACCGGTCCAAGCTTTGCGCTTACCGACGAGCAGCGGGAAATCGTGGAGCTGACGAAGAAATTCGTCCGCGACGAGGTAATCCCGGTGGCGGCACACCACGACAAAACGGGCGAATACCCGTGGGCCATCATCAAGAAGGCGTGGGAACTCGGACTGACCAACAACCACATTCCGGCCGAAATTG GCGGTACCGAAATGTCCATCCTGACGAGTTGTTTGGTGGCGGAAAATTTCGCCTACGGTTGTTCCGGCATAATGACTGCGCTGGAAGCGAGTGGCCTAGGT CAAACTCCCGTCATTCTGGCCGGCAACAAGGAACAGCAAAAGAAGTACCTCGGTCGACTGCTGGAGGAACCTCTGGTGGCGGCCTACTGCGTCACCGAGCCAGGCGCTGGGTCCGATGTGAATGGTGTGCGGACTCGCGCGGAACGTAAAGGGGACGAGTACGTACTGAATGGCCAGAAAATGTGGATCACCAACGGTGGCGTGGCGAACTGGTACTTTGTGCTGGCACGCACCAATCCCGATCCGAAGTGTCCCGCTTCGAAAGCATTCACCGGCTTCATTGTGGAGCGCGATACGCCTGGGCTCACGCCGGGACGTAAGGAGCAAAATATGGGCCAACGGGCTTCGGACACGCGCGGCATCACGTTCGAGGATGTGCGCGTACCCAAGGAGAATGTGCTCATCGGTGAGGGTGCGGGATTCAAGATCGCCATGGGAACGTTCGATAAAACGCGGCCGCCGGTAGCTGCCGGAGCCGTTGGACTGGCGCAGCGCTGTTTGGATGAGGCGCTCAAGTACTCGCTCGAGCGCAAAACGTTCGGTGTACCGATTGCGGCCCATCAAGCGATCTCGTTCATACTGGCCGACATGGCGATAGGCGTTGAGACGGCCCGCCTAATCACGATGAAGTCGGCCTGGGAGGTGGATCAGGGTCGGCGGAATAGTTACTACGCCTCGATCGCCAAGTGTTACGCGTCGGACATTGCCAACAAAATCGCGTCCGATGCGGTGCAGGTATTCGGTGGCAATGGGTTCAACAGCGAGTATCCGGTCGAGAAGCTGATGCGCGATGCGAAGATCTACCAGATCTACGAGGGTACCTCGCAGATTCAGCGGTTGATCATTTCGCGCAACATGATCGAGGCCGCCAAACAGAGCGCATAA